TACCGTCCTATGCCACTTATATAGCCATAGGCACGAAGCAATCAGGCAAAGACTAAATAGCTACTGCATTAGTatttatttgtcaaaattcttaTCCCAAGAATTTTTCCTCATTTAGCTAGAATATTTTTTTACcctcaataataaaaaagtatgaTCAATTATAAGCAACACGATATTGCGCGGAAAAAAGGCATAATTGATTGCAAAAGGAAATTAGACTCCCTAATCTTATGCATGGCTGAGTTTGAAAGGGACATGCAAGACAACACACCAACTCATTCACACACCAACTCATTCACATGGTGTGCTCGACGTATTTGTAACTCTATtagtgagaaaaatgaaaaatgagaggatagaaaaattttaaataaaaaatagttgtgTTTTTTATAAACACAATACATTTTACAACTATTTCCACAATTTTAGGTGACTGATTAtgatttgtagagtgtgggtgtaaagaactaggttaacttttgtataataaaaagattCACTCTCACGTATATTGAAAGTCTAGAGTTGGCACAACGATCGTTTTCTGTGGTAATCGATAcagttctttttctctctttttgctcttcttcttttgtctgtgtttttctttcttttcttttctattccgATCCCCCTTCctgcatgttcttctttcagtttatatacccccctttgtgttccatcctcaccgcacacgtgtaggttgggttcggaggatttctttctgtcccatctagcacctcctgaaacttcctatgggcagctgtaaggctgcttccttactgttcatgtatcacctccacattaatgcggcaagagagttggttgagaggccattaatgcggaggcagctgtagttatagatatttgtttgcctatCTCTTTCATCCTTGGTCGGTTATTCTATCTTCAGTGGTGACTTAGTTCTGAGGTTCGGTTGCAACAAGACCGCGTCCTGATCGTCATCGGACgcatactgccgaggagtatggcGTCCTCGGACAGATACAGAACTCTACCCTTGTGATATTGACTACCACCCCCTTCAGTAATTACCTTATGACCTGACTTGGCCTTCTCAGAAGGatatgcatcctcggatgggccacagacCCAACAATCTTGAACTTAATGGGCCTATTGATCGAAcggcccccacaatatatatatatatatatatattgtgtatcTAATCTGATTACGCCGCAGACACATTGCAAATGTGGATGGAGCACCTTCCACCTAAATTCCTAACAATGCAACTGCTCAATATTAGGTTGGTCCATTAAAGCTGGTCTTTTATTCAAGCTTAATTCATAGGTTTGGGTCAGTCGAAAATTGACCACACATGGCAGAAAGTCAAGCTTTAATGGAATAAAACACCAGCAATTTGCAACTGACCCAAACCCAAGAGATCTTTTTGCATTTTGGCCTTTAATGGAATAAAACACAAGCTATTTTTTTCtctgaaaaaataataagtgattttttttttcattaattggTTTAAGAGgagttacttcttttttttttttgggtttaattagaCTTTTAATCCTTAACCTTTTATCTCATGTTTAATGGTCCATAACCTTTCAAATGTTTCAGTTTAGTTCTTACACTTTTATGTTTGTACCAAAAAAGAGAGTATATGTTGTTAATTATTTAATGGAAAACAGTAATGTGGTCTACAGAAGGAGATTCGCTCTAGCGAGATATatttattagtgttttttttccccttttgtaTATTTTGAATTGTGATTGTTCAGCAAAATCCAAAGAATTTTGATGGCAGCAAAAGAGGGAAGAGATtggttatttaaataatttgtttgtttggagaTAGAGATAATTAAGCAAGAGAATTTtacattgtttaaaaaaaaaaaagaaaaaaaaagatacaattaCTTGAAAAAGTTTAACAGCCACATGCGAATCTGTAAATGGGAAGTCAGTCACACACTCATACCCACAAGAAGCTTCGCTGATGCAAGCTTCACTAACATTTTCTCTTCAATCCCCCGAACTCCCAATCcctattttgttcatattaCTTATTTGTAGTGAACTTGTGAAGGATTTTATTCAggaaaaaattggcctttgcccttttttaaaaaaacaattcagtattttgccccatttcccaaattaattagggaaatatcccttttttgaaactcaattttttcaaaatcaagttaagtcctatagtggtgtttttaaggaacctatagtgacgttttaaggacatatagtggcattttaaaacTCGAGCTCCTTAAAATCAGGTTATaggcaaaaaagagaaaaaaaattgcacgtaactcgacttcatggagatcgagttacaaaatgccactatagatccttaaaacgtcactataggctccttaaaacgccactatagggctccaatttttttttttttttaataactcgattttgagaaaatcaagtttcaaaagaggggcattttcttaattaatttgggaaatggggcaaaatgctggatttttttttgaaaggggcatttgcccattttctcaattttattcATTTGCCTCTAACAAAATTAACCATTTTTCCTTTGATATGGCATATGATTTAAGTTGTGTTAGATTTTATGGTCCATAGCTTTAATCTCTTCACATTTTTGTTGCTATCAAATCCCTAGGATTTTATTGAATCAACttaaaacaaacagaaaaaaggCTTATATATTTCTATCGCTTGAGCAAACTTTCTCTCTGCTCGAGCGAATCGCCTTTTATTATCATGTCACATTTTTCCATCCAATAATTAACAACATAAATTTTtgatataaactaaaaaaagaaaatgacccATCCAATAGTTAATGACATGAACTTTTTGatacaaatttaaaaagtaaaataactaaattgaaatatttgaaaCGTTAAAAACTACTTCGAAACttggacaagaaaaaaaaaaatgtacacttctctttttccaaataatttgagaggcttgattttttttttttttttttgggttggtggAGAAACAAACGTATGGGGAGAGGGGACTAGGTCAAAAAAGATATTCAATATTCATACCTACCCCCAATGAATTTGAGAGGCTTGACTTGGCCCTTGATAAAGCAAAAAGATATTAGTACCTATCCCAAATTGTCCGTCAGTGGGGCACATAGATGGCATGTAGCCGATGAAAGAGATGATTTATTGGATTTCCTTGTTTTTCACTTGCCCTTTATCTCTTTCTTCTATTAAAATTTAACCCTACAAAATAGAATCCTACCTAACGaattttcgtttttttttttggatgaacgAATCGTTACGGACAATTCAACTAGCGGCTGTGGTGAGAGGAAGTTAAAGAATATGAATTATAGATGGCAGGTTGTGAAGGAACAAAATAGAAAGCATGCGAGAACTAAAAGTCCACTTTTACCTGTTGCAATTAATTTATGATTACCATCTCTTCTTCCTAAGAATTGAACAAAACAAGTTCACCTATCAGATTTCAGGTCAAGAGAAGGTCgattataaaaataagtatACTCTTTAGAGGCTATACCCTCATAACTATAAGTAGTAGAAATGCAAAAGAAAGGTACGTTaattaaaaattggattttgtttactaaaaaaatggCTAGAGCTAGACTGTCCATAAAAAAGTATACCATATAAATTGGCTTTTTAAATCTTATTGCATTTGGTGTGtctataaaatataaagaataacagaatatataaaataatgcttaattggaaaacaaattgGAGAGCCCAGTCAAACATCTGCAAGTCCTCGACTATATAAACCAGAATAGCTAATCAAAACTCAGGAGATTGAAGAGTGCCACTTAGCCCATTAGCCTCCTTTAAAGAATTTTGTAACCAATTTCTGATGTCTACTCCTCCTAAAATCCGATACATCTCAGAGTGCTTTATCAAACCACAGTATGCCTTAGAAGAATCAAAGAGGCCCTTCTACCTGTCACCATGGGATCTTACCATGCTCTCTGTACACTATATCCAGAAGGGTCTTCTTTACAACAAACCTCTTTCAGCAGATGCCCAAGAAGACTTCATCAAGTCTCTATTGGACAAGCTTAAGCAGTCCCTCTCTGTGGCCCTTGTCCATTTCTACCCACTTTCAGGCCGCCTTGTTACACAAATAAATGAAAACCCACCTTCAAGCTTGGTTTTTGTTGACTGCAGTAACAGCCCTGGAGCCAAATTCATCTATGCAGCTCTAGACATGACTATATCTGATGTCCTTTCTCCCATTGATGTACCATCAATCGTTCAATCCTTTTTTGATCACGACAGGGCGGTCAACCATGATGGTCATACCAGGCCTTTGCTTACAGTTCAAGTAACAGAACTTAAAGACGGCATCTTTATAGGATGTTCCATGAACCATTCTATTGTTGATGGAAGCTCTTATTGGCAATTCTTTAATGCTTGGTCTGAGATTTTTCAGGCACAGGGAAATAACATTTCTCTAACACGCCCACCTATCCATAAGCGATGGTTTCCTGATGGTGGTCCAATCCTCAACCTTCCTTTTAAACACCAAGATGAGTTCATTTCCAGATTTGAAGCACCAAAACTCAGAGAGAGAATGTTCCACTTCTCTTCGGAATCCATAGCAAAACTCAAAGCAAAAGCCAATGCAGAATCCAATACCAACAAAATCTCTTCCTTTCAGTCCTTGTCTGCACTTGTCTGGAGGTGCATAACGCGTGCACGCCATCTACCACATGATCAGATAACTCATTGCAGGTTGGCCATAAATAACAGGGCAAGGATGGAGCCACCCTTGCCTAATGATTACTTTGGGAACTCAATTTCCGCTGGGGCAGCAGTAACCACAGCTGGTGAATTGCTTGAACATAGTCTTGGATGGGCGGCGTGGAAGTTGCATGAGCTTGTGGCTAACCACTCTGACAAGGTTGTGCGTGGCTGGCTTGATAACTGGCTGAAGTCTCCCTTTGTTTACCAAATTGATCGGATGTTTGATCCATGCAGTGTAATGATGGGAAGTTCACCCAGATTCAACAAGTACGGGAATGAATTTGGAATGGGGAAAGCAGTGGCACTTCGCAGTGGGTATGCACACAAGTTTGATGGGAAAGTTTCATCATACCCAGGTAAAGAAGGAGGAAGCATTGATTTGGAGATGTGCCTTCCGCCGGATTCAATGAGCGCTCTTGAGTCTGATGAGGAGTTCATGGATGCTGTCTCTTTGTCCCACCAGCTGCACTAGTTTCCAAAGCTCTACGCTGCAGAAAACCAAGCCAAATCTGTCATTTGTGAGGAAAGAAAGCAATACATATTTGTAAGTGTCTAAGCGTTGCAGTTAACCTGTGCTGTGATTCAAATGACATCAAATAGTGCTAGAAATGGATGGCTGTAATGATCTTTTATTGGTAATATTAAAGAGTAATTTGCAAAGAATATGATGTTATTATAAAGATAcctaaataaaaagattttgtgACATTCAGCCGTAGCTCAGCATAAAAGGCTGAAAACAGCATGATTCTTTGAGAATCTCAAACTCAAAGTAAAACTTAACTTCATATATTCTGGATTTAAATACTTGGTGTCACTGCTCACACATTAATTTTACTAGCCACAACCCACACAATACGTGGAAAACTGGAAATATTATTAATGATCATTTTCTGGTTAAActtattttaaagtaaaaaatttataataataattcgTTAAAGATCATTTTGTGAATcactaaaagaaaattcttaCCAAATAAGTTAACAAACTaccattattaaaaaagaaaaaaaaaaccaaagatatATAACATAACTTATTAAattattcaaacaaaattttgttaaGAAATCATTTAAATCAGACATACCCTAGAAACTTCATAATTAAATAGTGTAGAGTAAACTTGGTcttaaataaaacaatgaatttaaattGACATACtaagaataataatataaaaaagtagaaaaatgaaaagaagacaAATCCTCGTGTAAATTTTTGCCCAGTTGAATATTACTCTCATACTTGTAATAGAATGGAGGAGAAGACAATTCATTGTAatttaaagtaattaaaacaataGAGAACATACTAATAAAGTCATACGTTTGTATTACCTAATATATAtagtcatttatatatatatatatatatatatctatctcTAAAAGCTGAGGCGTAGCAATTACTATGTTCCTGTTAAGCCATCTCATCCTTCACGCCATtgccacatcatttttttttttcatatttgttttttacctttaatttttttgacaatattaaatatataaatacattgactttacaaattcatctGAGGCgattttaactttacatattcacctactttaattttgatgttataactAAGTGTTGTCTATACATATTCATCTTAGgcggttttaactttacatataattttatcccttaatcttcctttattttggcttttcttattctcatcttcttactataaatttgtcactttCTCCCATTTAATGTATATTTTTCCCACACAAAAAGGTTATTTCTCgtcctctctctcatttttttttccattttttattggattttataTGAGGTTTATACTCCCATTGTCTTATTATTAACTAATTTATATGTGTTACTTgatgcaagtattttttttttattgttttatttacaACATAAAATAGTTTTAATGTAGTCGACCAAATTTAgggaaaaatcatattataattgttgaggggaaaattttgatgttcccAAATAGAATATAGGGTAGCCAAGCCAAAACTCGATGATGGacccttgaaataaagcccaaaggctTTTGGTGTTGTGTAAGTCCAcccaagtaaaaaataaaagttgcaccataacaagaagacaacaataaagTACAATAAAAACGTTActgttgttagtttgttatattattagtcaTTTTACAGCATCATAGCCCAAATCAGTCTTCTAGCGATACGGTATTATCTCCAGCGGTAGGGTAATTTCAGGTTAATAAGTGTGTTTATATGGTAAAAATCATATGTTTTCCTGTCGGACCGTGTGCCTTACCAATCCATCCAACCaccaattggtgaaggatgagggggcacatatcttttatagcattcgatCGCAGACCAAGCCCATTGGTATTGGAGTAAATTGTGAAATCCCTCACAATGCGGCTCCAATGACTCGAACCTATGaccttggctctgataccacttatcGAACCGTGTGCCTTACCAATCCATCCAACCACCAATTGGTGAAGAATGAGGGGGCACATATCTTTCAAAGCATTCGATCGCAGACCAAACCCATTGGTATTGGAGTAAATTGTGAAATCTCTCAcatttccttattattattaagtcaacatAAGGGAAAACTTCCATAGTATCCAAAACTTTATGgccttcatcataataataataaacaaggattaaaggcttcatagttacaaataaaagaagaaaaataggatggaatgaagggagagagagatcccagctcagtgcagcaagtattaaactaagattttggtgagtaTGTGTgcataaggcatgaatgaggtAATATGAGCTGTTTTGAGTGAGTGGAATGAGATTAACACTAAGGTTAAGGCTTTTTGTGAGTGGTAGACTGTTTGTGACTAGTTGAGAGACATTTATGGGCTGTGATTGTGTGAAAGGGGAAAAGAGTATCTGAGATTAGATGAGTATGGGCTAAAGATGATGAGTAGTGAGCTTGAGGAAAGCTAATCCATGAGTAAAGTAGTAAACAAATCAAGCGTTTCAGAGGGAGTGGCTGTCCCCTCTTGTGGGCTGAGGTGCTTATACTTTTATAATGGAGAAGCATTAATtaacaagaatccaaaaaaaCGAAGGTCTTATTTAGGGGAGCAGGTCAGCTGAATTAATAACTTGGATTTGGCCTAAAAATGAGAGATTTGCTTTTGGGGCTGTTTTGCTTCTTTGGGCAATGTCACACACGGGTAATATTTGGTgtaatcttgcattaaatgctaagaTTGCTGAGATTGTGTTCAGCCAATGGGATTAAGGCAAGTATTAAGGAAGAACCCTAGTGCTGCAACTGAGATTTGGATTCTAGGAAGTAGgattcaacaccccaagccaggtgtcaaagTTTAAGTCCACTTCAGAGGGTTTCgctggagatccctttatgccctccaaaccacatgttcccaaattttcccctttaggattcatgggcttggcacatgaatcatgtcttgaacgtttttaacatttatagtaTCAATTTGTTGAGATTTGGATAACTTGGTTTCAGCTCTCCTTCCGCTGGAGGTACAatcttgaggaagatgatggagtTCCATCATCCTTTAGACTTCAGCTGATATGACAGTCCTCTGGCACTGTTCATGTCAGGTAGAGGGTGGCAGAAAATTAATGGGACAACCCCTAATTCATTCTCAAAGGCTTGGTTCTCTTATAGGGGTCTCTAGTTGTATTTTGGTTAGGAATGAACAAGGGCTGGTTGCTCCCTTTCAAGCCTTTTGTTGGGGACCTTTTTAGGCTGGAACTTTGCTTCATTTTAGCACTTTTAGTTGGGCCACATGGCCCTTTCTTTGCTTGGGCTTGTTCCTTACTCCATGAGATTCTTAGGCCTACAAAATGGGCATTAAAGACATGCTTTGCCATGAGTTTTTTACTCCTCATGGGCTTTAGTTGTTAGTGgaaataaaatgaatccatgagctttaataaatatttatgatagattttgggtattaatttccatgggctttaaataacaacttgtatagtttctcataatttttgctatggattactttgtaaataataatggcctccaatattttttcttgagaataatatttaccatgggTTTTAAATACAGTAACAACCACTATAATGGAATAATGTGATGTTCTCATGAGTTTCtctatagataatcataatggacatgtaggatgaataattaccatgagttttggtaataaatattatgaatgttgtggTGTAAGATAGATAGTGAACATgaatttataatatgaaataaataaatgtcatgggtctaataatcataattttccatgggcttttataagATAATAGCCATGGGTTTTGAGagtagataattcataaattttatgagcttgtaatattatagtaatgggtttaagaatttaaagtattgttcattattgaacttttaagtgaaataattatgatatagtattttacCAAGTATTGATAACCTTGGACTTTCGATAAAATAGTGCCAAGTAGTTTGCTTGGGCTTTTAATAGTGCCAACGAAAGTTGGGCTTTTGAttttgccaatgagaattgggctttgatattaCTAATGAGAATTGAGCTTTAAATATTGCTAGCGAGAATTGGGTTtcgatattgccaatgagaattgggttttgatattgccaatgagaattgggttttaaatattgCCAGCGAGAACTaggctttgatattgccaatgagaattgggttttaaatattgccaatgagaattgagttttaaatattattagCGAGAACtgggttttgatattgccaatgagaattgagcTTTAAATATTGTTAGCGAGAACtgggttttgatattgccaatgagaattgggttctGATATTGTTAATGTGAATTgagttttggataaataaattgccatAGGTTTaaaccatgggctttgattatgagtttgaattccattgataaaattgttttgccatggatttgaatcatgggcttttcaaatattgcaaagcATAAGTATTCTTGAGTTTTAAATAGAATAGGATGTGTGTATTGGGGTCATAAGGCCGATTTTGGGTTtagctaaataatgata
This DNA window, taken from Quercus robur chromosome 2, dhQueRobu3.1, whole genome shotgun sequence, encodes the following:
- the LOC126710376 gene encoding protein ENHANCED PSEUDOMONAS SUSCEPTIBILITY 1-like; protein product: MSTPPKIRYISECFIKPQYALEESKRPFYLSPWDLTMLSVHYIQKGLLYNKPLSADAQEDFIKSLLDKLKQSLSVALVHFYPLSGRLVTQINENPPSSLVFVDCSNSPGAKFIYAALDMTISDVLSPIDVPSIVQSFFDHDRAVNHDGHTRPLLTVQVTELKDGIFIGCSMNHSIVDGSSYWQFFNAWSEIFQAQGNNISLTRPPIHKRWFPDGGPILNLPFKHQDEFISRFEAPKLRERMFHFSSESIAKLKAKANAESNTNKISSFQSLSALVWRCITRARHLPHDQITHCRLAINNRARMEPPLPNDYFGNSISAGAAVTTAGELLEHSLGWAAWKLHELVANHSDKVVRGWLDNWLKSPFVYQIDRMFDPCSVMMGSSPRFNKYGNEFGMGKAVALRSGYAHKFDGKVSSYPGKEGGSIDLEMCLPPDSMSALESDEEFMDAVSLSHQLH